From the Buteo buteo chromosome 1, bButBut1.hap1.1, whole genome shotgun sequence genome, one window contains:
- the FASTKD5 gene encoding FAST kinase domain-containing protein 5, mitochondrial isoform X2, protein MATVLICRRFPRLSRVTAFSTTAKCKAESGSSKCEQEKEENPETANTRSESAATIQLLNPLDYRVLYNPSAYAKSRAASQQHAARSSGQALGDTFTSPGRARVQHTFSNASSQALPSVRNALPKPKSKPLLKQTISACLSVAQTKEEAEKDKREMHDSKEDPRMFQKGRPEYKSLSYDKFEPVETLPLEEGDSILHSVAVCKDSQSPGTITDYFCKLSHLPVEQHAALVSEPKFNTLCRCAVKNIRLFSTSELVDILKACVRLVVPPTHPLLNACENEFCRRVWDMNLDQLLLVADCWRCLDRSVPSYLTILFSYANMHWKDLTLPQFVQLLYIIGEGRRSPADLMQKVESMILKYLDSFTLEEVGAVCLGLFKSLSGISDHVMRKIADRVYLQMEDMSTYALVNVLKLLRYSRVDHLPLLKELGKVIPTRIPTVNIQGIMHITLTCSSLHYFDEGIMAAVATSLPSKVTYCRSKDAAKFLWSFGCLDYEPPNEEEFYSSLIEQMHKKLHEFRKYPEHLLTGLLGLAFVKRFPEDLIDYALRDEFVQKTRGSKYELKKDLFTLSKSVEIECPSYQGSRLSPQLYQEMTEMVLNFAEQEIYVRPEIVEAVSLLESMLGGPEYVKNHMILPHTRSSDLEVHLAMDGHPIPFNLKDPITDKKLKDFGVSLTDDLMTQLIKGTSSSQSPVEVENEARTPGQEGKEEAGTPNAGDSAALSGGALLADARLQVEPKSERCLEVPPSLTLNRQPRQVKLAIQVSNRNHYCYCSKRLLGLHCLKRRQLQQLG, encoded by the coding sequence ATGGCTACAGTGCTAATATGCCGAAGATTTCCAAGACTGAGCAGGGTGACTGCATTTTCGACTACAGCCAAGTGCAAGGCCGAGAGCGGAAGCAGCAAATGtgagcaggaaaaggaagagaaccCAGAAACGGCCAACACCAGAAGCGAATCTGCAGCTACAATCCAGTTGCTGAATCCACTGGACTACAGAGTATTGTATAATCCATCTGCCTATGCcaaaagcagagctgcctcccagcagcaCGCTGCTAGGAGCAGTGGCCAGGCTCTCGGTGACACTTTCACCAGCCCTGGCAGAGCACGGGTTCAGCATACATTCAGTAACGCCTCTTCTCAAGCTTTGCCTTCTGTCAGAAATGCCCTGCCAAAGCCCAAGTCCAAACCGCTCCTCAAGCAGACCATCTCGGCGTGCCTTTCTGTGGCACAAAccaaggaggaggcagaaaaggaTAAAAGAGAGATGCATGACTCCAAGGAGGACCCTCGCATGTTTCAGAAGGGGAGGCCTGAATACAAATCTCTCAGCTATGACAAGTTTGAGCCAGTAGAGACCCTTCCTTTAGAAGAAGGTGACTCGATTTTACACAGTGTGGCCGTATGCAAGGACAGCCAGAGCCCAGGAActatcacagattatttttgcaAGCTGAGTCATTTGCCAGTGGAACAACATGCAGCGTTGGTGTCCGAACCCAAGTTTAATACACTGTGTCGCTGTGCTGTCAAAAACATCAGGTTGTTCAGTACTTCAGAACTCGTCGATATTTTGAAAGCTTGTGTTCGTTTGGTTgttccacccacccaccctctGCTGAATGCATGCGAGAACGAATTCTGCCGGCGAGTGTGGGACATGAACCTGgaccagctgctgctggtggctgaTTGCTGGCGCTGTCTGGACCGTAGCgtgccttcctacctgaccatTTTGTTCAGCTATGCCAACATGCACTGGAAAGACCTCACTTTGCCCCAGTTTGTTCAGCTTCTTTATATCATAGGTGAAGGCCGGAGGTCACCCGCAGACTTGATGCAGAAGGTGGAGAGCATGATTTTGAAGTACTTGGACTCCTTCACCTTGGAGGAGGTGGGTGCTGTCTGCTTAGGGCTCTTCAAGTCCCTCAGTGGTATCTCTGACCACGTCATGAGAAAAATTGCAGACAGAGTCTACCTGCAGATGGAAGACATGAGCACTTATGCTTTGGTGAACGTGCTTAAACTACTCCGCTACAGTCGCGTGGACCACTTACCCCTCTTGAAGGAACTTGGGAAGGTTATTCCCACTCGGATTCCTACAGTAAACATCCAGGGCATCATGCACATCACTCTTACCTGTTCATCCCTACACTACTTTGACGAGGGCATTATGGCTGCTGTAGCCACGTCTTTGCCTTCTAAGGTGACTTACTGCCGAAGCAAAGATGCTGCCAAGTTCTTGTGGTCGTTTGGATGCCTGGACTATGAACCGCCGAACGAGGAAGAGTTTTACTCCAGCCTGATAGAGCAGATGCATAAGAAACTCCATGAATTTAGGAAGTATCCAGAGCATCTCCTTACTGGTTTGCTTGGCCTGGCATTTGTCAAACGCTTCCCAGAGGACCTGATAGACTATGCTTTGAGGGATGAGTTTGTCCAGAAAACAAGAGGTAGTAAGTATGAGCTCAAAAAGGACCTGTTCACGCTTAGTAAGAGCGTTGAAATTGAGTGCCCGAGCTACCAAGGCAGCCGCCTTTCACCTCAGCTTTATCAAGAGATGACCGAGATGGTTTTGAATTTTGCAGAGCAAGAAATCTATGTCAGGCCTGAAATTGTGGAAGCTGTGTCTCTTCTCGAGAGCATGTTAGGTGGCCCCGAATATGTGAAGAACCACATGATCCTGCCTCACACGAGATCAAGTGATCTAGAGGTTCATTTGGCTATGGATGGGCATCCCATCCCTTTCAACTTAAAGGACCCTATTACAGATAAGAAACTGAAAGACTTTGGAGTTAGTCTAACGGATGATTTAATGACTCAGCTTATAAAAGGGACATCTAGTAGCCAGTCTCCTGTGGAAGTGGAAAATGAAGCCAGGACtcctgggcaggaggggaaggaagaagcaggaaCACCAAATGCAGGGGATAGTGCTGCGCTTTCAGGTGGAGCTCTTCTTGCAGATGCCAGATTGCAAGTTGAGCCTAAATCGGAGCGCTGTCTTGAAGTCCCCCCATCTCTTACACTGAACCGGCAGCCTCGGCAGGTGAAACTGGCGATTCAGGTGTCCAACCGAAACCACTACTGCTACTGCTCCAAGCGGCTCTTGGGGCTGCACTGCTTGAAACGgcggcagctgcagcagctggg
- the FASTKD5 gene encoding FAST kinase domain-containing protein 5, mitochondrial isoform X1, producing the protein MATVLICRRFPRLSRVTAFSTTAKCKAESGSSKCEQEKEENPETANTRSESAATIQLLNPLDYRVLYNPSAYAKSRAASQQHAARSSGQALGDTFTSPGRARVQHTFSNASSQALPSVRNALPKPKSKPLLKQTISACLSVAQTKEEAEKDKREMHDSKEDPRMFQKGRPEYKSLSYDKFEPVETLPLEEGDSILHSVAVCKDSQSPGTITDYFCKLSHLPVEQHAALVSEPKFNTLCRCAVKNIRLFSTSELVDILKACVRLVVPPTHPLLNACENEFCRRVWDMNLDQLLLVADCWRCLDRSVPSYLTILFSYANMHWKDLTLPQFVQLLYIIGEGRRSPADLMQKVESMILKYLDSFTLEEVGAVCLGLFKSLSGISDHVMRKIADRVYLQMEDMSTYALVNVLKLLRYSRVDHLPLLKELGKVIPTRIPTVNIQGIMHITLTCSSLHYFDEGIMAAVATSLPSKVTYCRSKDAAKFLWSFGCLDYEPPNEEEFYSSLIEQMHKKLHEFRKYPEHLLTGLLGLAFVKRFPEDLIDYALRDEFVQKTRGSKYELKKDLFTLSKSVEIECPSYQGSRLSPQLYQEMTEMVLNFAEQEIYVRPEIVEAVSLLESMLGGPEYVKNHMILPHTRSSDLEVHLAMDGHPIPFNLKDPITDKKLKDFGVSLTDDLMTQLIKGTSSSQSPVEVENEARTPGQEGKEEAGTPNAGDSAALSGGALLADARLQVEPKSERCLEVPPSLTLNRQPRQVKLAIQVSNRNHYCYCSKRLLGLHCLKRRQLQQLGYVVVELPFWEWFPLLKRTRLEKLSYLHYKVFDPALLSRAG; encoded by the coding sequence ATGGCTACAGTGCTAATATGCCGAAGATTTCCAAGACTGAGCAGGGTGACTGCATTTTCGACTACAGCCAAGTGCAAGGCCGAGAGCGGAAGCAGCAAATGtgagcaggaaaaggaagagaaccCAGAAACGGCCAACACCAGAAGCGAATCTGCAGCTACAATCCAGTTGCTGAATCCACTGGACTACAGAGTATTGTATAATCCATCTGCCTATGCcaaaagcagagctgcctcccagcagcaCGCTGCTAGGAGCAGTGGCCAGGCTCTCGGTGACACTTTCACCAGCCCTGGCAGAGCACGGGTTCAGCATACATTCAGTAACGCCTCTTCTCAAGCTTTGCCTTCTGTCAGAAATGCCCTGCCAAAGCCCAAGTCCAAACCGCTCCTCAAGCAGACCATCTCGGCGTGCCTTTCTGTGGCACAAAccaaggaggaggcagaaaaggaTAAAAGAGAGATGCATGACTCCAAGGAGGACCCTCGCATGTTTCAGAAGGGGAGGCCTGAATACAAATCTCTCAGCTATGACAAGTTTGAGCCAGTAGAGACCCTTCCTTTAGAAGAAGGTGACTCGATTTTACACAGTGTGGCCGTATGCAAGGACAGCCAGAGCCCAGGAActatcacagattatttttgcaAGCTGAGTCATTTGCCAGTGGAACAACATGCAGCGTTGGTGTCCGAACCCAAGTTTAATACACTGTGTCGCTGTGCTGTCAAAAACATCAGGTTGTTCAGTACTTCAGAACTCGTCGATATTTTGAAAGCTTGTGTTCGTTTGGTTgttccacccacccaccctctGCTGAATGCATGCGAGAACGAATTCTGCCGGCGAGTGTGGGACATGAACCTGgaccagctgctgctggtggctgaTTGCTGGCGCTGTCTGGACCGTAGCgtgccttcctacctgaccatTTTGTTCAGCTATGCCAACATGCACTGGAAAGACCTCACTTTGCCCCAGTTTGTTCAGCTTCTTTATATCATAGGTGAAGGCCGGAGGTCACCCGCAGACTTGATGCAGAAGGTGGAGAGCATGATTTTGAAGTACTTGGACTCCTTCACCTTGGAGGAGGTGGGTGCTGTCTGCTTAGGGCTCTTCAAGTCCCTCAGTGGTATCTCTGACCACGTCATGAGAAAAATTGCAGACAGAGTCTACCTGCAGATGGAAGACATGAGCACTTATGCTTTGGTGAACGTGCTTAAACTACTCCGCTACAGTCGCGTGGACCACTTACCCCTCTTGAAGGAACTTGGGAAGGTTATTCCCACTCGGATTCCTACAGTAAACATCCAGGGCATCATGCACATCACTCTTACCTGTTCATCCCTACACTACTTTGACGAGGGCATTATGGCTGCTGTAGCCACGTCTTTGCCTTCTAAGGTGACTTACTGCCGAAGCAAAGATGCTGCCAAGTTCTTGTGGTCGTTTGGATGCCTGGACTATGAACCGCCGAACGAGGAAGAGTTTTACTCCAGCCTGATAGAGCAGATGCATAAGAAACTCCATGAATTTAGGAAGTATCCAGAGCATCTCCTTACTGGTTTGCTTGGCCTGGCATTTGTCAAACGCTTCCCAGAGGACCTGATAGACTATGCTTTGAGGGATGAGTTTGTCCAGAAAACAAGAGGTAGTAAGTATGAGCTCAAAAAGGACCTGTTCACGCTTAGTAAGAGCGTTGAAATTGAGTGCCCGAGCTACCAAGGCAGCCGCCTTTCACCTCAGCTTTATCAAGAGATGACCGAGATGGTTTTGAATTTTGCAGAGCAAGAAATCTATGTCAGGCCTGAAATTGTGGAAGCTGTGTCTCTTCTCGAGAGCATGTTAGGTGGCCCCGAATATGTGAAGAACCACATGATCCTGCCTCACACGAGATCAAGTGATCTAGAGGTTCATTTGGCTATGGATGGGCATCCCATCCCTTTCAACTTAAAGGACCCTATTACAGATAAGAAACTGAAAGACTTTGGAGTTAGTCTAACGGATGATTTAATGACTCAGCTTATAAAAGGGACATCTAGTAGCCAGTCTCCTGTGGAAGTGGAAAATGAAGCCAGGACtcctgggcaggaggggaaggaagaagcaggaaCACCAAATGCAGGGGATAGTGCTGCGCTTTCAGGTGGAGCTCTTCTTGCAGATGCCAGATTGCAAGTTGAGCCTAAATCGGAGCGCTGTCTTGAAGTCCCCCCATCTCTTACACTGAACCGGCAGCCTCGGCAGGTGAAACTGGCGATTCAGGTGTCCAACCGAAACCACTACTGCTACTGCTCCAAGCGGCTCTTGGGGCTGCACTGCTTGAAACGgcggcagctgcagcagctggggtaCGTGGTGGTTGAGCTTCCCTTCTGGGAATGGTTTCCTCTGCTCAAACGCACGCGTTTGGAGAAACTGAGCTACCTCCATTACAAAGTGTTTGACCCAGCGCTGCTTAGCAGGGCTGGCTAG